Proteins encoded together in one Pseudomonas sp. ADAK13 window:
- the zapE gene encoding cell division protein ZapE, producing the protein MTPLERYQADLKRPEFFHDAAQETAVRHLQRLYDDLVQASQNKPGMFSKLFGKKDHTPVKGLYFWGGVGRGKTYLVDTFFEALPFKEKVRTHFHRFMKRVHEEMKTLPGEKNPLTIIAKRFSEEARVICFDEFFVSDITDAMILGTLMEELFKNGVTLVATSNIVPDGLYKDGLQRARFLPAIALIKQNTDIVNVDSGVDYRLRHLEQAELFHYPLNEVAQESLRKSFRALTPECTQAIENDKLIIENREIIALRTCDDVAWFEFRELCDGPRSQNDYIELGKIFHAVILSGVEQMSVTTDDIARRFINMVDEFYDRNVKLIISAEVELKDLYTGGRLNFEFQRTLSRLLEMQSHEFLSRAHKP; encoded by the coding sequence ATGACGCCCCTAGAACGATATCAAGCTGATCTGAAACGCCCGGAATTCTTCCATGACGCTGCCCAGGAAACTGCGGTGCGCCATTTGCAACGCCTGTACGACGATCTGGTCCAGGCCTCGCAGAACAAGCCGGGCATGTTCAGCAAGTTGTTTGGCAAGAAAGACCACACGCCGGTCAAGGGCCTGTACTTCTGGGGTGGTGTTGGCCGGGGCAAGACTTACCTGGTCGATACCTTCTTTGAAGCGCTGCCGTTCAAGGAAAAGGTCCGTACTCACTTTCACCGCTTCATGAAGCGCGTGCACGAAGAGATGAAGACCCTGCCGGGCGAGAAGAACCCGCTGACCATCATCGCCAAGCGCTTCTCGGAAGAAGCTCGGGTGATCTGTTTCGATGAGTTCTTCGTGTCCGACATCACCGACGCGATGATCCTCGGCACCCTGATGGAAGAGCTGTTCAAGAACGGCGTGACCCTGGTCGCCACCTCGAACATCGTGCCCGACGGCCTGTACAAGGACGGCCTGCAACGCGCGCGCTTCCTGCCGGCCATTGCCCTGATCAAGCAGAACACCGACATCGTCAACGTCGACAGCGGCGTCGACTACCGCCTGCGTCACCTTGAGCAAGCCGAACTGTTCCACTACCCGCTCAACGAAGTGGCCCAGGAAAGCCTGCGCAAAAGCTTCCGCGCGCTGACGCCGGAATGCACCCAGGCGATCGAAAACGACAAGTTGATCATCGAAAACCGCGAAATCATTGCGTTGCGCACCTGCGATGACGTGGCCTGGTTCGAATTCCGCGAACTGTGCGACGGCCCCCGCAGCCAGAACGACTACATCGAACTGGGCAAGATCTTCCACGCGGTGATCCTGAGCGGCGTCGAGCAGATGAGCGTCACCACCGACGACATCGCGCGGCGCTTTATCAACATGGTCGACGAATTCTACGACCGTAACGTCAAGCTGATCATCTCGGCGGAAGTCGAGCTCAAGGACCTCTACACCGGCGGTCGCTTGAACTTCGAATTCCAACGGACCTTGAGCCGCTTGCTGGAAATGCAGTCCCACGAGTTCCTGTCGCGGGCGCACAAGCCGTAA
- the rplM gene encoding 50S ribosomal protein L13, with translation MTTFTAKPETVQRDWFVVDAAGQTLGRLATEVASRLRGKHKPEYTPHVDTGDYIVIINAEQVRVTGNKAQDKMYYRHSGFPGGIKSSNFEGLISKKPEAPIEIAVKGMLPKGPLGRDMYRKLKVYAGAAHPHAAQQPQELKF, from the coding sequence ATGACAACTTTTACTGCAAAACCAGAAACAGTTCAGCGCGACTGGTTTGTCGTCGACGCCGCTGGTCAGACCCTGGGTCGTCTGGCCACTGAAGTCGCCAGCCGTCTGCGTGGCAAGCACAAGCCTGAGTACACCCCTCACGTTGATACCGGTGACTACATTGTCATCATCAACGCCGAGCAGGTACGTGTTACCGGCAACAAAGCGCAAGACAAAATGTACTACCGTCACTCCGGTTTCCCAGGCGGTATCAAGTCTTCGAACTTCGAAGGCCTGATCTCCAAAAAGCCTGAAGCCCCGATTGAAATCGCGGTCAAAGGTATGCTGCCGAAGGGCCCACTGGGTCGCGACATGTATCGCAAGCTGAAAGTCTATGCGGGCGCTGCTCACCCTCATGCTGCTCAGCAGCCCCAAGAACTGAAGTTTTAA
- a CDS encoding tryptophan--tRNA ligase: MTTRTRILTGITTTGTPHLGNYAGAIRPAILASQDANADSFYFLADYHALIKCDDPQRIQRSRMEIAATWLAGGLDVNRVTFYRQSDIPEIPELTWLLTCVAAKGLLNRAHAYKASVDKNLENGEDPDAGITMGLYSYPVLMAADILMFNAHKVPVGRDQIQHVEMARDIGQRFNHLFGNGKEFFTMPEALIEESVATLPGLDGRKMSKSYDNTIPLFTSAKDMKDAISRIVTDSRAPGEAKDPDNSHLFTLYQAFATKAQEEEFRGELLQGLGWGEAKNRLFQLLDGQLGEARERYHQLMSRPSDMEDLLLIGAKKARAVAAPFLAELREAVGLRSFVNPVAVAATTKKKAAKAARFVSFREDDGSFRFRLLAAEGEQLLLSRNFADGKAAGAVTKQLQSGQALDVRSEASSFSVWLDGEVVADSPAFADSASRDAAIEALRVALTPIED; encoded by the coding sequence ATGACGACCCGTACCCGCATCCTCACCGGTATCACCACCACCGGCACGCCGCACCTGGGCAACTACGCCGGCGCGATTCGCCCGGCGATCCTTGCCAGCCAGGACGCCAATGCCGACTCCTTTTACTTCCTGGCCGACTACCACGCCCTGATCAAGTGCGATGACCCGCAGCGTATCCAGCGCTCGCGCATGGAAATCGCTGCGACCTGGCTGGCCGGTGGCCTGGATGTGAACCGCGTGACGTTCTATCGCCAGTCCGACATCCCGGAAATCCCCGAGCTGACCTGGCTGCTGACCTGCGTGGCGGCCAAGGGCCTGCTCAACCGTGCGCACGCCTACAAGGCCTCGGTGGACAAGAACCTGGAAAACGGCGAAGACCCGGATGCGGGCATCACCATGGGCCTGTACAGCTACCCGGTGCTGATGGCGGCGGACATCCTGATGTTCAACGCCCATAAGGTGCCGGTCGGTCGTGACCAGATCCAGCACGTGGAAATGGCCCGGGACATCGGCCAGCGCTTCAACCACCTGTTCGGCAATGGCAAAGAATTCTTCACCATGCCCGAGGCGTTGATCGAAGAAAGCGTCGCCACCTTGCCGGGCCTGGATGGCCGCAAGATGTCGAAGAGCTACGACAACACCATCCCGTTGTTCACCAGCGCCAAGGACATGAAGGACGCGATCTCGCGCATCGTCACTGACTCCCGCGCGCCGGGCGAAGCGAAAGATCCGGACAATTCCCACCTGTTCACCCTGTACCAGGCATTTGCCACCAAGGCCCAGGAAGAAGAGTTCCGCGGCGAATTGCTGCAAGGCCTGGGCTGGGGCGAGGCGAAGAACCGTCTGTTCCAATTGCTGGACGGCCAACTGGGTGAGGCGCGTGAGCGTTACCACCAACTGATGTCGCGCCCGTCGGACATGGAAGACCTGCTGCTGATCGGCGCCAAGAAAGCCCGCGCCGTGGCGGCACCGTTCCTGGCCGAGCTGCGTGAAGCGGTGGGCCTGCGTTCGTTCGTCAACCCGGTCGCCGTTGCCGCCACCACCAAGAAGAAAGCTGCGAAAGCCGCACGTTTTGTCAGCTTCCGCGAAGACGACGGCAGCTTCCGCTTCCGTTTGCTGGCGGCCGAAGGCGAGCAACTGCTGTTGTCGCGCAACTTTGCCGACGGTAAAGCCGCCGGCGCGGTGACCAAGCAGCTGCAGTCGGGTCAGGCGCTGGATGTACGCAGTGAAGCCTCGAGCTTCAGCGTGTGGCTGGACGGTGAAGTCGTCGCCGATAGCCCGGCGTTCGCCGACAGCGCCTCGCGGGATGCGGCGATTGAAGCCTTGCGCGTTGCGTTGACCCCAATCGAGGATTGA
- the petA gene encoding ubiquinol-cytochrome c reductase iron-sulfur subunit: MSNDGVNAGRRRFLVAATSVVGAAGAVGAAVPFVGSWFPSAKAKAAGAPVKVNVSKIDPGQQMIAEWRGQPVFIVRRTEEILGNLKKIEGQLSDPDSKNSDQPAYVDKEIRSIKPEILLLIGICTHLGCSPTFRPEVAPADLGKDWVGGYFCPCHGSHYDLAGRVYKSQPAPLNLPVPPHHYETDSVIVIGVDEGEKA, encoded by the coding sequence ATGAGCAATGACGGCGTGAATGCAGGCCGGCGTCGCTTCTTGGTAGCAGCCACATCCGTGGTGGGTGCTGCAGGAGCGGTGGGGGCTGCGGTCCCGTTCGTGGGGTCATGGTTTCCCAGTGCCAAGGCGAAAGCCGCAGGTGCACCGGTGAAGGTGAATGTCAGCAAGATCGATCCAGGCCAGCAAATGATTGCTGAGTGGCGCGGTCAGCCAGTGTTCATCGTTCGTCGTACCGAGGAAATCCTGGGAAATCTGAAGAAGATCGAGGGCCAACTGTCTGACCCCGACTCGAAGAATTCCGACCAACCCGCTTACGTCGATAAGGAAATTCGCTCGATCAAGCCGGAGATTCTGCTGCTGATCGGTATCTGCACCCACTTGGGTTGCTCTCCCACCTTCCGCCCGGAAGTGGCGCCCGCTGACCTGGGCAAGGACTGGGTCGGGGGCTATTTCTGCCCGTGCCACGGTTCTCACTACGACCTCGCCGGCCGCGTCTACAAGTCACAACCCGCACCACTGAACCTGCCAGTTCCGCCACATCACTACGAGACTGACAGTGTCATTGTCATTGGCGTCGACGAGGGGGAGAAAGCCTGA
- a CDS encoding GlxA family transcriptional regulator, with the protein MQAKDFFHLASLRYGKQLGQGLTPAFETRLVSPDGQSVRSFSDVIMPVDGGLENADIIVLPAFWDDFDSLCQRYPQVLPWLREQHARGAVLCGEATGVFWLAEAGLLDGKEATTYWRFFNAFSERFPKVQLNQDKHLTDADNLYCAGGTTSACDLYIYLIERFCGANIAQAVARDILYEVQRSYAPGRIGFGGQKLHQDVIILQIQHWLEEHFADKFRFEDVAREHGMSIRNFMRRFQTATGDKPLHYLQRLRIETAKGLLSGSRKSIKTISYEVGYDDASFFARLFRQHTELSPNQYRQQFQQAA; encoded by the coding sequence ATGCAAGCCAAGGATTTTTTCCATCTCGCCAGCCTGCGCTACGGCAAACAGCTGGGCCAGGGCCTCACACCGGCGTTTGAAACCCGCCTCGTCAGCCCCGACGGGCAATCGGTGCGCAGCTTCAGCGACGTGATCATGCCGGTGGACGGAGGCCTCGAAAACGCCGACATCATCGTGCTCCCGGCCTTCTGGGACGACTTCGACTCACTGTGCCAACGCTACCCCCAAGTACTGCCCTGGCTGCGCGAGCAGCATGCCCGTGGCGCCGTGCTCTGCGGCGAAGCCACCGGGGTGTTCTGGCTCGCCGAGGCCGGCTTGCTGGACGGTAAGGAGGCGACCACCTACTGGCGCTTCTTCAACGCCTTCAGCGAACGCTTTCCCAAGGTTCAACTGAACCAGGACAAGCACCTGACCGACGCCGACAACCTGTACTGCGCCGGCGGCACCACCTCGGCCTGCGACCTCTACATCTACCTGATCGAGCGCTTCTGCGGCGCCAACATCGCCCAGGCGGTAGCCCGCGACATCCTTTATGAAGTGCAACGCAGCTATGCGCCGGGGCGTATCGGTTTTGGCGGCCAGAAGCTGCATCAGGACGTGATCATCCTGCAAATCCAGCATTGGCTCGAAGAACACTTCGCCGACAAGTTCCGCTTCGAAGACGTGGCCCGGGAGCACGGCATGAGCATCCGCAACTTCATGCGCCGCTTCCAGACCGCCACCGGCGACAAGCCGCTGCATTACCTGCAACGCCTGCGCATCGAGACGGCCAAGGGCTTGCTGTCCGGCAGTCGCAAAAGCATCAAGACCATCAGTTACGAAGTGGGTTACGACGACGCGAGCTTCTTTGCGCGGCTGTTCCGGCAACACACCGAGTTGTCACCCAATCAGTACCGCCAGCAATTCCAGCAAGCCGCGTAA
- a CDS encoding NADP(H)-dependent aldo-keto reductase: MDYRQLGRTDLNVSAIALGTMTWGEQNSEAEAFAQIERAKAAGINFLDTAEMYPVPPKADTYATTERYIGNYFKSRGDRADWILASKIAGPGNTIDYIRDGNLKHNRKHIAEALDASLKRLQTDWIDLYQLHWPERSTNFFGQLGYKHKAEEDLTPLEETLEALDEQVKAGKIRHIGLSNETPWGTMKFLALAEARGWTRAVSIQNPYNLLNRSFEVGLAEIAIREQCGLLAYSPLAFGMLSGKYEGGARPAKGRLSLYSRFSRYFNAQSEAACSRYVALAREHGLDPAQMALAFVTQQPFVTSNIIGATTLEQLDSNIASADLKLSDEVLAGIEAIQKDHPNPAP, encoded by the coding sequence ATGGACTATCGACAGCTGGGCCGAACCGATCTGAACGTGAGCGCGATAGCCTTGGGCACCATGACCTGGGGCGAGCAGAACAGCGAGGCAGAGGCCTTCGCACAGATCGAACGGGCCAAGGCCGCGGGGATCAACTTCCTCGACACCGCGGAAATGTACCCGGTACCGCCCAAGGCCGACACCTACGCCACCACCGAGCGCTACATCGGTAATTACTTCAAAAGCCGTGGCGACCGTGCCGATTGGATCCTCGCCAGCAAGATCGCCGGCCCCGGCAACACCATCGACTACATCCGCGATGGCAACCTCAAGCACAACCGCAAGCACATCGCCGAAGCCCTGGACGCGAGCCTCAAGCGCCTGCAAACCGACTGGATCGACCTCTACCAGTTGCACTGGCCCGAGCGCAGCACCAACTTTTTCGGCCAACTGGGCTACAAGCACAAGGCTGAAGAAGACCTGACCCCGCTGGAAGAAACCCTCGAAGCCCTGGATGAGCAGGTCAAGGCCGGCAAGATCCGCCACATCGGCCTCTCCAACGAAACCCCGTGGGGTACCATGAAGTTCCTGGCCCTGGCCGAAGCCCGCGGCTGGACCCGCGCGGTGTCGATCCAGAACCCCTACAACCTGCTCAACCGCAGCTTTGAAGTGGGCCTGGCGGAAATCGCCATCCGTGAACAATGTGGGTTGCTGGCCTATTCGCCCCTGGCCTTCGGCATGCTCAGCGGCAAATACGAAGGTGGCGCACGCCCGGCCAAGGGCCGCCTGAGCCTCTACAGCCGCTTCAGCCGCTACTTCAACGCCCAGTCGGAAGCAGCCTGCAGCCGCTATGTGGCATTGGCCCGCGAGCACGGCCTGGACCCGGCGCAGATGGCATTGGCGTTTGTGACGCAACAGCCGTTCGTGACCAGCAACATCATTGGCGCCACGACCCTGGAGCAGCTGGACAGCAACATCGCCAGCGCCGACCTGAAACTGTCGGATGAAGTGCTGGCGGGGATTGAGGCGATCCAGAAGGATCATCCGAATCCTGCGCCGTGA
- the rpsI gene encoding 30S ribosomal protein S9 yields the protein MSATQNYGTGRRKTATARVFLRPGTGNISINNRTLENFFGRETARMVVRQPLELTETVEKFDIYVTVIGGGVSGQAGAIRHGITRALMQYDETLRGALRKAGFVTRDAREVERKKVGLRKARKRPQYSKR from the coding sequence ATGTCGGCGACTCAAAATTACGGCACTGGCCGTCGCAAAACCGCTACCGCTCGCGTTTTCCTGCGTCCGGGTACTGGTAACATCTCGATCAACAACCGCACTCTGGAAAATTTCTTCGGTCGCGAAACTGCCCGCATGGTAGTTCGTCAGCCGCTGGAATTGACCGAGACCGTTGAAAAGTTCGACATCTACGTCACCGTTATCGGTGGCGGTGTAAGTGGTCAAGCTGGCGCAATCCGCCACGGTATCACTCGCGCTCTGATGCAGTACGACGAAACCCTGCGTGGCGCTCTGCGCAAAGCTGGCTTCGTTACTCGCGATGCTCGTGAAGTTGAACGTAAGAAAGTTGGTCTGCGTAAAGCGCGTAAGCGTCCGCAGTACTCGAAGCGTTAA
- a CDS encoding acyl-CoA dehydrogenase family protein: MIPRTLFSSEHELFRQSVRTFLEKDAAPFHGQWEKQGYIDRNLWNKAREAGMLCSHLPEEYGGLGADFLYSAVVIEEISRLGLTGIGFSLHSDIVAPYILHYGSEALKHKYLPKLISGEMVTAIAMTEPGAGSDLQGVKTTAVLDGDEYVINGSKTFITNGYLADLVIVVAKTDPKAGAKGTSLFLVEANTPGFDKGKRLEKVGMKAQDTSELFFQDVRVPKENLLGQAGMGFAYLMQELPQERLTVAIGALSSAEAALQWTLEYTRDRKAFGKAIIDFQNTRFKLAEIATETQIGRVFVDKCMELHLEGKLDVPTAAMAKYWATDLQCKVLDECVQLHGGYGFMWEYPIARAWADARVQRIYAGTNEIMKEIIARAL; the protein is encoded by the coding sequence ATGATTCCCAGAACCTTGTTCAGCTCGGAGCACGAACTCTTCCGCCAGAGCGTGCGCACCTTCCTCGAAAAAGACGCGGCGCCGTTCCACGGGCAATGGGAAAAGCAGGGCTACATTGACCGCAACCTGTGGAACAAGGCGCGGGAGGCGGGGATGCTTTGCTCGCACTTGCCGGAAGAGTACGGCGGCCTCGGGGCGGACTTTCTCTACAGCGCGGTGGTGATCGAAGAGATCAGCCGGCTGGGGCTGACCGGGATTGGTTTCTCCCTGCATTCGGACATCGTCGCGCCTTACATCTTGCATTACGGCAGTGAGGCGCTGAAGCACAAATACCTGCCCAAGCTGATCTCCGGGGAGATGGTCACGGCCATCGCCATGACCGAGCCGGGTGCCGGGTCGGACCTGCAAGGGGTCAAGACCACGGCGGTGCTGGACGGTGATGAATACGTGATCAACGGCTCCAAGACGTTCATCACCAACGGCTACCTGGCGGACTTGGTGATTGTCGTCGCCAAGACCGACCCCAAGGCCGGCGCCAAGGGCACCAGCCTGTTCCTGGTGGAGGCCAACACGCCGGGCTTCGACAAGGGCAAGCGCCTGGAGAAGGTCGGGATGAAAGCTCAGGACACCTCGGAGCTGTTCTTCCAGGATGTGCGTGTACCCAAGGAAAACCTGCTGGGGCAGGCTGGGATGGGCTTTGCCTATCTGATGCAGGAGTTGCCCCAGGAGCGCTTGACGGTGGCGATTGGCGCGCTGTCTTCAGCCGAGGCGGCGTTGCAATGGACGCTGGAGTACACCCGCGACCGCAAGGCGTTCGGCAAGGCGATCATCGACTTCCAGAACACCCGTTTCAAGCTGGCGGAGATTGCTACGGAAACCCAGATTGGCCGGGTGTTTGTCGACAAGTGCATGGAGCTGCACCTCGAAGGCAAGCTCGACGTGCCCACGGCGGCGATGGCCAAATACTGGGCCACGGATTTGCAGTGCAAGGTACTGGATGAGTGCGTGCAGCTGCACGGGGGTTACGGGTTTATGTGGGAATACCCGATTGCCCGGGCGTGGGCGGATGCGCGGGTACAGCGGATTTATGCGGGGACGAACGAGATCATGAAGGAGATTATTGCGCGGGCGCTTTGA